In one window of Helianthus annuus cultivar XRQ/B chromosome 17, HanXRQr2.0-SUNRISE, whole genome shotgun sequence DNA:
- the LOC110925209 gene encoding putative nuclease HARBI1: protein MRKRRCFSQTLYYGRGRFLLKRKRKTSRLKALLPDEYGLTETAKEAHEKLVNDYFSDEPLYNDEIFRRRFRMNRRLFTRIANDLAGLDPFFTQRPDARNYEGFTTLQKCVAAIRQLAYGTVADALDEYLQMSARTTRELYQAHEARHGFPGMLGSIDCMHWAWHNCPTAWRGQYTRGDHGHPTLILEAVASQVLWIWHSFFGLPGSLNDLNVLYQSAIFTDVVNGTGPYTRFTVSGVEYRRGYYLADGIYPSWSTIVKTIPYPEDEKRKKFTKRQEAARKDIERAFGVIQKKWAVLEQPARAFTPKRLRLCMYACILLHNMIIEDEGRAICEYDENASYGNTVPVDPPQQDLNSLSLTNDFTHANLQQDLVEHIWNNVNVADSDGDEDE from the exons atgaggaagaggagatGTTTTTCGCAAACGCTGTACTACGGGCGGGGCAGATTCTTAttgaagaggaagaggaagacgtCTCGTCTGAAAGCGTTATTACCAGACGAATACGGATTAACAGAGACTGCGAAG GAGGCGCACGAGAAATTGGTGAATGATTATTTTTCGGATGAACCACTTTACAATGACGAGATTTTCAGACGCAGGTTCCGAATGAATCGCCGGTTATTCACACGGATTGCTAATGATTTGGCGGGGCTAGACCCGTTTTTCACGCAACGACCTGATGCTCGAAATTATGAAGGGTTCACCACGTTACAAAAGTGTGTtgcggccattcgccaactggcGTACGGGACAGTGGCCGACGCTTTGGACGAGTACTTACAAATGTCAGCAAGAACTACGCGGGAAT TGTACCAAGCTCATGAAGCACGGCACGGGTTTCCGGGAATGCTTGGTAGTATTGATTGTATGCATTGGGCGTGGCATAACTGCCCGACTGCGTGGCGCGGCCAATATACGCGAGGTGATCACGGCCATCCAACCTTGATACTTGAAGCCGTGGCATCACAAGTTTTGTGGATATGGCATTCTTTCTTTGGTCTCCCTGGTTCACTCAACGACCTCAACGTGTTATACCAATCGGCGATCTTTACCGATGTCGTTAATGGAACCGGTCCGTACACCCGTTTTACAGTTTCTGGGGTTGAGTATAGACGTGGGTATTATCTTGCTGACGGGATATATCCGTCTTGGTCTACAATTGTAAAGACTATTCCATATCCTGAGGacgaaaaaaggaaaaaattcaCCAAGCGTCAAGAAGCTGCAAGAAAAGACATCGAACGTGCTTTTGGTGTCATACAAAAAAAATGGGCCGTCCTTGAACAACCGGCACGTGCGTTCACACCGAAGAGGTTGCGCCTTTGTATGTACGCTTGCATTTTGCTCCATAACATGATTATTGAAGACGAAGGTCGGGCGATTTGTGAGTATGATGAGAATGCATCTTACGGGAATACTGTCCCGGTTGATCCGCCACaacaggatttaaactcgttatcGCTAACCAACGACTTCACGCATGCAAACCTTCAACAGGATTTGGTAGAACATATTTGGAACAACGTTAACGTCGCGGACAGTGACGGTGACGAAGACGAGTAG
- the LOC110923146 gene encoding acyl-coenzyme A oxidase 3, peroxisomal encodes MDRVNFRTQILTRHLQTHQTTTDLLNTAPCVSYTPPELSEPSPNFDTTSLRKLLDGQSVEDIDYIFNLMIQSNLFCPRERGGKVFIAPDFNQSMEQQREMTMRRIDYLREKGAFDGWFDRKGPEGDLWRFAQAESVSVFDHSLGIKLGVHFFLWGGAIRFMGTKRHHDKWYKPTETYEVKGCFAMTELGHGSNVRGIETITRYDASTGEFIINTPCESAQKYWIGGAANHATHTVVFSQLEISGVNQGVHAFIAQIRDENGNVCPNIRIADCGHKIGLNGVDNGRIWFDNLRIPRENLLNSVADVSPDGQYLSAIKDPDQRFAAFLAPLTSGRVTIAASSMNTTKIGLATAIRYSLSRRAFSIRPNEPEVLLLDYPSHQRRLLPLLAKTYALSFASNYLKMIYVKRTPESIKTVHVVSSALKAVLTWHCMRTLQECREACGGQGIKTENHVGHLKSEYDVQLTFEGDNNVLMQQISKALLAEFLAAKKRNKPIRGLGLEHLNKPAPIIPTHLTSSTLRTTQFQTDIFCLRERDLLHRFVTEVSQYQSQGESKEHIFTVTYQTAEDLGRAFSDRLILQTYLDVEATVPEGPLKSVLGLMRSMYTTIVLEEDASFLRYGYLSTDNAAVVRKEVLKLCSELRPHALSLVSSFGIPDAFLAPIAFNWVDANAWSSV; translated from the exons ATGGACCGAGTCAATTTCAGGACCCAAATCCTCACCCGCCATCTTCAAACCCACCAAACCACCACCGATCTCCTCAACACCGCCCCATGTGTCAGCTACACCCCACCAGAACTCTCCGAACCATCACCCAACTTCGATACGACGTCGCTTCGTAAGCTTCTTGACGGTCAAAGTGTGGAGGATATCGATTACATATTCAATTTGATGATACAGAGTAATCTGTTTTGCCCCAGAGAAAGAGGGGGAAAAGTGTTTATTGCTCCCGATTTTAACCAGTCTATGGAGCAGCAGAGAGAGATGACGATGAGAAGAATTGATTATTTGAGAGAAAAAGGGGCGTTTGATGGGTGGTTTGATAGGAAAGGGCCTGAAGGTGATTTGTGGAGATTTGCTCAGGCTGAATCTGTTAGTGTTTTTGATCATTCTCTTGGGATCAAGCTTGGTGTTCATTTCTTTTTATG GGGCGGTGCGATCCGTTTCATGGGCACGAAACGTCATCATGATAAGTGGTATAAGCCAACCGAGACTTATGAAGTCAAGGGTTGCTTTGCAATGACCGAGTTAGGACATGGCAGCAAT GTTAGAGGCATTGAAACGATCACTAGATACGATGCAAGCACTGGTGAATTTATCATCAACACTCCGTGTGAATCCGCTCAAAAGTATTGGATTGGAGGTGCAGCTAAT CATGCTACACATACAGTCGTTTTCTCACAACTTGAAATCAGCGGTGTGAATCAAGGAGTGCATGCTTTTATAGCCCAGATCAGGGACGAAAATGGAAATGTATGTCCAAATATTCGTATCGCTGATTGTGGacataaaattggtttgaatggTGTTGACAATGGTCGAATCTG GTTTGACAATCTTAGGATACCTAGAGAAAACTTGTTGAATTCAGTTGCTGATGTGTCACCAGATGGGCAATATCTGAGTGCAATAAAAGATCCAGATCAG AGATTTGCAGCCTTTTTGGCTCCTTTGACGTCTGGTCGTGTAACTATCGCTGCAAGTTCAATGAACACAACTAAG ATTGGTTTAGCAACTGCAATAAGGTACTCTTTATCAAGGCGGGCCTTTTCAATTAGACCAAATGAACCTGAAGTTCTTCTGCTTGATTATCCTAGTCATCAAAGGCGCTTATTACCTCTTCTTGCAAAGAC ATATGCTCTGAGTTTTGCTTCCAACTATTTGAAAATGATATATGTGAAGAGAACGCCGGAATCAATCAAAACCGTTCATGTCGTTTCTAGTGCACTCAAGGCTGTTCTAACTTGGCATTGCATGCGAACCCTACAG GAATGTCGAGAAGCATGTGGTGGGCAAGGTATAAAAACCGAAAATCACGTTGGTCATCTAAAAAGCGAGTATGACGTGCAATTGACTTTTGAAGGTGACAACAATGTTCTGATGCAGCAG ATTAGTAAGGCACTCCTGGCTGAGTTTTTGGCAGCCAAGAAACGGAACAAACCGATCAGAGGTTTGGGACTAGAACACTTGAATAAACCCGCCCCTATTATCCCGACTCATCTCACAAGCTCTACCCTCAGAACCACTCAATTTCAG ACCGACATCTTTTGTCTTCGAGAGAGAGATCTATTACATCGTTTTGTCACAGAAGTTTCACAATACCAATCTCAGGGAGAAAGCAAAGAGCATATATTTACTGTG ACTTATCAAACTGCTGAGGATTTGGGCAGAGCCTTCTCGGATCGTTTGATTCTACAAACATACCTTGATGTTGAAGCAACCGTACCAGAAGGTCCTTTGAAG AGCGTACTAGGTTTAATGAGATCAATGTACACAACCATCGTGTTGGAAGAAGATGCATCGTTTCTTAGGTACGGTTACTTATCAACCGACAATGCTGCGGTGGTTAGGAAAGAGGTTCTGAAACTGTGCAGTGAACTAAGACCACACGCACTCTCTTTGGTGTCTTCTTTTGGAATCCCTGATGCTTTCTTGGCACCGATCGCTTTCAATTGGGTCGATGCCAATGCATGGTCCTCGGTTTAA